Part of the candidate division WOR-3 bacterium genome, TGTAGGGAGAATATATGTCTCCGGTTCTGTAGCTCATCTGGTATTCTCCGTAGCTTTCCGGGTCTTTGAAGCTGACACCGTGGTCGTATATCTTGACTTTTTCGACATTGACAAGGTCGTTGTAGACCAGCATTTTTTTCGAACCTACCACGATAGTGTTTCTCAGCTTTGAAGGCGCTAACCAGCCTATCTCAAGATTGACGCAGATTTTTTCAGGGTATCTCAGATGAATGAACGCGACGTCTGATATGCCTTTCAGAATATATGAGTTCCCGAATGATCCAAGAACTTTTGGCGGGGTGTTGAGCCAGAATGAAAAAATCGAGATATCGTGCGGAGCGAGGTCCCATATGACACTCGTGTCTTTTTGGTGTTTGCCGAGGTTTACTCTCCGGGATGAGATGAAGTATATCTCTCCGAGTTCTCCTGATTCTATCAATTTTTTTATCATAAGAACCGGAGGACTGTATAGAAATGTGTGTCCGACCATCAGGACTCTCGATTTTTTTTCGGCAAGAGACACGAGTTCTTTCGCCTGGACATAGGAAGAAGTCAACGGTTTTTCTACGAAAACGTCTTTTCCGGCCGTAAGGGCTTCTTTAACATTTTCGTAGTGAGAAGAGACTGACGTCGCCACTATCACTGTGTCTATTTCGCTGTCGTCGAATATATCTCCCGGATCTTTTAGAATTTTGACTCCGGGGTATTTCGTCGAGGCCTCAGAAAGTCTTTTATCGTCTTTGTCGCAGATATATTTCAGGTTTACTCCTTTTACGGAGCAGACGCTCCTGGCGAGATTGGGCCCCCAGTAACCGTAACCTATAAGAGCAGTGTTCATTGATCTCCTCACAGAGTGAAATAATTTAATACTCAAAAGTCTCCGCAGTTTGACTCGGCGAAGGATTAGATAATATAATATTTGTCCGGTGTTTTGGCAACAATCAACTGTAAATTAACGTGCTTACGAAAGGTCGCCAATGAAGAATTTTGCTATGACGGGAGTCGCGGGATATATTGCCCCGAGACATTTGGAAGCCATTAAAAATACAGGCAACAATTTGATAGCCGCGGTTGATCCGCACGACTCAGTGGGGATTCTCGACAGGTATTTTCCCGATGCAAGTTTTTTCACTGAAATTGAAAGGTTCGACAGGCACCTTGAAAAGCTGAGAAGGAAATCTGAAGAAGAAAGGGCTCACTACCTTTCGATTTGCTCGCCGAATCATCTCCACGACGCTCACATTAGATTGGCTCTCAGGCTTGACACCAATGCTATATGCGAAAAACCTCTCGTCCTGAAACCATCCAATCTCGATGCTCTTGAGAAGCTCGAAGAGGAAACCGGAAAAAA contains:
- a CDS encoding Gfo/Idh/MocA family oxidoreductase, whose translation is MNTALIGYGYWGPNLARSVCSVKGVNLKYICDKDDKRLSEASTKYPGVKILKDPGDIFDDSEIDTVIVATSVSSHYENVKEALTAGKDVFVEKPLTSSYVQAKELVSLAEKKSRVLMVGHTFLYSPPVLMIKKLIESGELGEIYFISSRRVNLGKHQKDTSVIWDLAPHDISIFSFWLNTPPKVLGSFGNSYILKGISDVAFIHLRYPEKICVNLEIGWLAPSKLRNTIVVGSKKMLVYNDLVNVEKVKIYDHGVSFKDPESYGEYQMSYRTGDIYSPYISSEEPLLLEMNDFCDSVRERKRPKSSGEFALDIVRVCEEAEIMLDNNLKKGER